The genomic segment GTGTTGGGACTTTAACGGGTTACCTTGCAAGGCATACCTCTTTGGGGACATATTATGCGGGCTATCTTGATGAGGTGGGGATTTATCAAAAGGCATTGTCTGAATCAGAGATCGGGGAGTTGTCGGCGGTGGGATACGCCACGCTTGTTCCGGGAAGCTTCGTGGGCTCTGTTGTAGATCCCGGGCAACCGGAATACTGGCAGAAACTGATATGGGGATGCGATGCACCTTATGGCCGCGCCTTGAAGCTTGACAGCGCCATGTCGGGGTTGTGGCATTGTGATGCAGTCACTAATAGTTACACCATTGATGCAACTATTCACCGCAATGATGCTAGCGTGGCTGCAGGTGTTTCCCTCAGTACGGCTGGGAAATATGGAAGCGGTCTGGCTGTAACAACCGGCAATGGGTTGACGGTAAATGATTCACCAACAATGCAGGTAGATCAATTCACGATAGACGGCTGGGTGTGGCCAACAAATGCTCCGAGTCTTGTGCTGGCCCAGAAGGTAAGCGGAGGGACGGGCTTTACCCTTGGTACAGATGTGACCGGGCGCCCGTACGTGACGGTCAACGGAATGACATGTACTGCGGCAGATATTCTCCGTGCCCGGAAATGGAGCCACTTTTGCGCAACCTATGACAGGCAGGTGATCCGTCTTTATGTTAATGGTTTCATGCGCGCATCCATCGGGTTAAGTTCATCGGCGCAGACGACGACACCCTTGCTGATCGGTCCGGCATGCAATGGCATTCTGGACGAATTTGCACTCTATTCGAGGGCGCTCAATAGCGAGGAGGTAACGGATCATTACCGGGCTGGGATCGGGACGTTGAGGTTTCAGGTCCGTTCGGGCGTTGCCGCTCCGCCAGTTGGAAGTTTCGTGGGGCCGGATGGCACGGTAAACTCCTGGTTTACCGATTTCGATGGTAGTGATCTGACTGCGGTTGTCCCTGTCAGTCAGTTCATTCAGTATCAGGCTGTTCTTGCCACGGAAGATCCGTTGTTTGCGCCCAAGTTGGATAGTGTCCGGGTGGATGCCACGGCATATCCGACTGATAACCCCTGGGTAATGCCTGCTGATGGGTTTGGTGCTCCCTTCCTGGGGAACCTGTGGTCATTTTTCCATGTGGCCAGCATCACCAATTCAACAGGGATCCAATATCAGATTAGTGGCAATAACGGAACAAATTGGTATGCCTTTATTGGGGGTGTGTGGACGGATGTCTCTGGATATACGAATTCAGCGTCGCAGTGGACTATGTCGAATACGCGTTCGGTTATTGATGCAAACATTCAGTCTTTCTACAACATCTTCTACCAGGGGACTGGCGGGACATTCAAGTTTCGCGCATTTTTGAAATCGGATGCCATACAGCAGGTGTCCTTGGATGAGGTGGATTTGGGTTATTCCAAAGGACGATTGTTACTGACGAGTCCGAATGGCCTTGAGGTGAGTAATAATGCCTGGGTTGTCGGGGTGCCTTACAACATCACTTGGACTTCATCGGGAAGTGTGACGGCGACTAATATCATCATTGAATTGTACAATCAGAGTGGCTCGAATTACGTGCGACAGATTGCTGTGGGCGCGACAAATTCAGGGATTTATCGCAGTGTGATTAATACGGATCCGGGGGTAAACTATCGAATCCGTATACGCGATGGGTCGGATTCATCTATTTTTGATTGGTCGGATAATGATTTCGAACTGATATACAATCTCCACCTCAGCATCCCGAATGGTGGCGAGAAATGGTATGTGGGTGATACGAATGGGGTGTCATGGGAGTCTCCGCTGGCTACAGAAATGGCGCTGTGGTTGAGCAATGACGATGGCGTTAATAACTGGGTTGAAGTGGCGCGGGCGCCGGCAGTGGTCGGAACCAACGGGTATGTTTGGGCGATTCAGACGCATGAGGACATGTTGCCCTCCTTGACGGCCAGGATGGCGGTGTCCACCCCTGATGTCGCGACCCCATATCTCGCGCCGTTCTTTGATGTTTCAGACCATTCGTTTGTGATGGCGGGCGCTGTCGTGACTTATCCTAATGCCTCCACCGGCGTAAAGATGGGGGACTCTATTAACGTTCTATGGACGTCCGCCGCAGCGGGACCGAATGTGAGTATTGAGTTGTTTGATGGCTCCGCCTGGGTCAATGTTGCCGCCAGTGCCCCGAATGTGGATGGCACGAATAGTTATACCTGTGTGTTGAATGCCCCGAATCCGACCGAGGCGGCACTGATCCGGATCACTTCGCTGAGTGATGCCCGTATTGTGAATGTGTCCGAGGCTTTCCTGTTGGCGGATATCCGGATCTTGTCCCCTAAGGGCGGAACCCCGCTCTCGCGTGACCGTTGGCAGATCACGACTACCAATTTCGTGACATGGGTGGCCGGGGGTGCCGGGAATCTGGTGAATGTGGACTACTCCACGGATGGCGTAACCTGGACTCCGATTGCGGCGAATTATGTCAATACGAACAGTTCCGGGGCGACGATCATTACAAACTTTGCTCCCCAGTGGATTATCCAAGGGCCGCCCTCGTCCAGTGCGGTCGTGCGGGTGAGTTCGGTGTCGCGGCCTGACTTGAAGGCCACTACTGAATATTTTGATATTGCCGGTGTGCAGGTGGTCTCTCCTAATAATGGCGAATATTGGGAGTTTACCGGGACGAATGTTATCAAATGGTTGCATCAGGGCGCCGGATTCAATCTAGGGATCTGGATTACCTATAATGGCGGCAACACAACGAATGATTATGTGACGCTGGATCCCAGTTTGTCGATCTTCTCCGGGACCCGTACGATTAACCCCGGGCGTCTGCTTAGGCCGTCAACCTTGGCAAAAATCAGGTTGGTGGCAAATGACACTCTGGGCTACCCGATTCCTATGATCGATCTGTCGGATAATTATTTTGTCATCCGCGGACTTAGTATGTTTCTGCCCACTACCAATAATGTCTATACCATGGGGACGACGGTGGCTGGCGGACTGCAGTGGTACTCGGCCGCGACCGAGGACCCTACGGCTGACCTCTATTACTCAAAAGATGGCTCGAACTTTACGTCCTTGATCATTGGCGGCACGGCTAATATTGATGCCGGCACTAGTTTGAACAATATTCCCTGGACTGTGTCCCGCACTCTCGAGCCTTCCAAGACGGCCAAGGTCAAGGTGATCGCCGGGAGTTATCAGTCGATATCGCCCGTGTTCACTTTGCGCGGTATCCGGGTCACCCGGCCTGCGGCCGGGCAGACGTTCGATTTAGGGTCGAGCCAGTTTGTGTATTGGACGGCTGCCGGTCTCTCGGATAACGCCTACATGTCGAATGTGGTCTCGGTGGCGGGGGAGGGCGGAACTTATGTCCCAGGCGGTTTACCCGGAAATACCTTTGTTAGGAATGGTGCCCTGACGTGGAATATCAGTTCAGATCTCGATCCCACGACCAATGCCGTCATCAAGATGATCGTGACGACCCCGACCAATGATACTGATATCGTCATGTATTCGGATCCGTTCATCCTGCGCGGGGCCAAGATCCTGAGCCCCTCGACGGGGACCAACTGGATGATCGGGACGCAGCGGACGATTGTGTATGTCGCGGCAGGGATGGCCGGGGGGGCAGTAGGGGATATCTATTATTCCGGGGATGGCGCCACGTTTGATATGACCCATCCGGTGGCGGTCAATGTGCCGATGGCCAGCGGGATCAATTCGGTAGTTTGGGATATTGAGAACACCTCCGTTCTGACGCGCCAGCCTTCCACCAATGCCGTCCTGATGCTGATCAGTGGCACCGTGACCAACCTGTCAAAACCCTTCCGTATGGGGGGCATCAAGGTGACCGTCCCGAAGGGAACGGATATCTGGGCGGTATCGGACTTGACCAATACGATCCAGTGGGTGGGGGTCGATACCCAGCCTTCGTTCCGGCTCTTCTACACGGTGTATGATGCGCCGCAGCATTCGGCCCCCATCGCCTCAGGGGTGCCCGGGTTTGCCTATGACTGGGCCATGACTTCCAATGCGATAGGAAACCAGGTGACGGTCACCATCACGGATGGGGTGACCACCAATGAGTCGGAGAAATTCGTGGTCGTGCCTTCTCCGTCTATCCGGTTGATCAGTCCGGCGGTGGGTGATTTCTGGAAAGTCGGCGAGACCAATAATGTAATCCGCTGGGTACGCGGTGGTAATATGAGTAACGACTTCACCGTCGGGTATTCCGCCTATCCGTTTTCGGTGACGAATACCATTGCCACCGGCGCCTTCCCCTCGGATAACGGCATCTACTACTTCACCTGGGGGCCGATCCCGAACTCGCTTGGCCAGGTCCGTTTGGTGGTGGTGAATAACCCGAACCCCAACATCGTGGACAGTCTGGATGATTTCCGGATTGCCGCCGCCTTCCAGATTCAGCCGTTTATCGGGAGTCTCCACGCACTGGAACCCAAGGATGTTAATTGGACTACGCTCGGATCTGTATCCGGGGTGGATTTCTATTATTCCACCGATCCGTTCCGCGGCTCAAACAGCTGGACCCTGATCAATACGGCCGGCCCTTTCACTAGTGTTGCGCATGCCCAGGCCAGTTCGTATATCTGGAATGTGCCGAATATCAAGAGCAGCACCGTCTGGTTCCGAATTCAGGATCACGCCTATCCTGTCACGAAATTCGATATTGCCAGGAAGGGGCCTTATGATGATCTGGGGACGTTTGAGGTGCTCTATTATACCGTGGTGTGGCGTCTCTTTGATTCCGCTACATCCAATGAACTGGATGGGCTGAGCGTGACGGATAGCTCCGGCTGGTCTTCCTCCGGGCTGACTTCACCGCTGAGTCATGATTACCCCTATGGCTTCTGGAATACAGTCTGGTTCAAGCAGTATTTCAACGACAAGATCATCCTGAACTGGTCCTCCAAGACAATCAGCACCAATGTGGTGTACATGACCCGGACGGAAGCCTCGCCTGAGTATCATGTGCTGGCGAGTTTTGTCTACGATCCCTCGGCCAGTGTCTTTAAAACGGTAGCCTGGCTGGAGCGGAGCAGTCAGATCATTACCGACCCGACGGAGTGTAAGGTCTACATTTATGACCCGAACGGCAATGAAGTTCAGGTGACGACGGCAGGCGCGCCCCGGTTAACAGGGGTGTTCTGGGCGGATGTCGGGGCGCTGCTGGACAAGAATATCCCCTATTTCGCCAAGGTGGAAATCAAGCACTCGGGCGTGATCTATACTTCCGGAATTACCTTCACCTTGCTGACCCCCTCGGAATCGGCCGTAGCGGCTGTGAATGCCGCACGGGATGCGATCATGGGGAGTGTCTCCAACGTGAATGAGAATGTGATCGGGGTGGGGCTCGCGCAGCAGGCCTTCCGTACGGATGTGACCAACCGGTTGCAGTCTCTCAGCAATACGACGGCTACGATCAGTCTGGATGTGTCGGGAATTAACTCCAACTTGCTGGCGTTCAGTTCCAATGCCCTGTCCCAACTGGGCGGGATCACGAATGCCATCGGGGTGATTGGCCCCGGCGGTACCAACCTGCTTGATCAGGTGCGCCTGCTGACCCAGGATATGGCCAAGCGGACGGCCCGCATCCTGACGCGCCCCGGTACGGTGAAGAGCGGGAGCACGGTGGGTATTCTGTATCGTTCGCAGGCCGGCATGGCTTTAGGTGATGTGAAATTAGAAATTTCAAATGCCGCAGGGGTGTCCAAGCTAGGCCCTGTAAATATGGCTCCGGTATCCGGTGGCGTCTATGAGTTGAGCTTTATTGCCGGCACCCTCTGGGGCCTTGGTGATTTTACCGTGACCTGCTCGGATTCGTCCGGGGCCTCCGATCGCATCATCCTGAAGGTGGCGGGGATGGAACTGGATGACCTGGCCGGTTCCATGATCGGGATCAGCAACCAGCTGGCTGGAGTGGAGACCACCTTGGCGACGATGTCGGTCTCGGTCTCTAATATCAGCTATAACGTTGGCGTTGTGACAAATGAGCTGACGGGAATGATTGTCAGCCTCGATTCAATCTCCAATTCCGTGGGGCAGCTGGTGGGGCTGACTAATCTGTCCGGCTCAATCGCGGCCATGACCAGTGCCGTGGCTCAAATTACGGTCCTGACGAACATGGGCAGCCAGTTATCGTTCATCACCAATATGGTGGGCCAACTCGGGGTCCTGACCAACCTCAGTCCGCAGATGGCCTCGGTGACGAATTCCATGGGGAAGGTCCTGGCGATGACCAATCAGATGAATGCGCTGACCACCCAGATGGGTTATGTGACTAACGTGATTGATCAGATCGTCATCCTGACGAACATCAATCCGGCCGTGGCCGCCATGACCAACGCCGTCGCCCAGATCAGCGGCTTGACGAATATGGGGGCGCAGTTGAATTATTTGACCAACGCCATGGGCTCAGTGCAGTCGCTCACCAATTTAACCGGGCAGATCGCAGGTCTGTCGAACCTGACGGCGACCACCTCCATACAGATTGCAGGCTTGTCGAACCTGACGGCGTTGACCTCCACGCAGATTCAGAGCCTGAGCAATGCCGTGGGACGTTTGCAGAGCCTGACCAATCTCAATGCCCAGATGGCGTATCTGACCAACGTGATTGATCAGGTGACCGCCCTGACCAATATGGCCAGTTCAGTGTCAGCCATGACCAGTGCCGTCGCGCAGATCAGTGGTTTGACGAACATGGGCGCGCAGTTGAATTATCTGACCAATTCTATGGGGGCTTTGTCTTCATTGACGAACCTGACCCCGCAGATGGCGTTCCTGACGAATATCACCGCCACGACCGCCTCCCAGGTGCAGAGCCTGAGTAACGCCGTGTGGCGGTTGCAGAGTCTGACTAATCTCAACGCCCAGATGGCGTATCTGACCAACGTGATTGATCAGGTGACGGCCCTGACGAATATGGCGAGTTCGGTGTCGGCTATGACC from the bacterium genome contains:
- a CDS encoding LamG-like jellyroll fold domain-containing protein, whose amino-acid sequence is MKILRSHIIVFLAVFAALSVQAVLTNSWLFSVPAQYVVSDPSKIEVANGVANLKFLSASDFAADMGQYLSNSASVVNLGVGPDVSINLQLTGGLYRASSQFSSRVFDGGSGNQWLRMLARTVNRNLNVENSAGGLSLSYPGLIGLYRMDGDWSDGMGNFGTPVNNPVFTTKAKIGTAAGLFNGSNYLQSYSTNLLNGASAITMGFWSYLNQGTPYGGYLGFRPSNNQLVNLYQGGGGRDLQCNFANVFMGSISEQYTGTGTWHFVVMTWSYSSRLVKIYVDAVKRLEATAPNVATVYQDVPISFAKNDANLANLILDDVFFFRRALSDQEILYIYSLPSAVKYQVRTGNTLPLSGGFVGPLGTTDDYFPTDNGPLSTIGSLDITHRYIQYRAYMSADTTRSATPWVSAAGFEGSSGLYVDDVLGDFSRGDMSALATIPASKGSPFVGLADNANGGVVTNGIFTSRILDGGVGAVWGQLSWQKGLELTNAITGLEGLYHMEGLLLDASGKGRAGTGNNVTFTDFAKLGRQSAVFNGINSAITLPQMPSINTVELWVKNDYPADGLLELIASTNYLVISNNYVIANGYPVGAVVTVYVNGNVGAPLLSGWNHVAVVSDTPVPNVAAVLGGAKGDYFSGQMDDVAFYSRSLFAPEIVSHYVAGRRMVAGKIRMQVRTGTNSPPTGAFTGIGGGGGYFDDPAGASLAGYSGRYLQYQATLLGDGGATPALDSVTLTCSGTNFVEDSIDEISGGTFDAGQTRWHGDEMTVLNLANIGPANVRLSSVPGALALWHMDEGTWVGGGSVRDASGNGYNGTPEGSAQPYSGSRAGAYCGSFGGSGDDVALPSITMTNNDFSVAAWFNTISTTRSALISESSGSRFYALEVNGNGAAVAVGQVTFVINDGSGAMVVLGARTGLNNGQWHHVAGVRNGNQLHIYIDGVLFGTTVLSPSYGSVGTLTGYLARHTSLGTYYAGYLDEVGIYQKALSESEIGELSAVGYATLVPGSFVGSVVDPGQPEYWQKLIWGCDAPYGRALKLDSAMSGLWHCDAVTNSYTIDATIHRNDASVAAGVSLSTAGKYGSGLAVTTGNGLTVNDSPTMQVDQFTIDGWVWPTNAPSLVLAQKVSGGTGFTLGTDVTGRPYVTVNGMTCTAADILRARKWSHFCATYDRQVIRLYVNGFMRASIGLSSSAQTTTPLLIGPACNGILDEFALYSRALNSEEVTDHYRAGIGTLRFQVRSGVAAPPVGSFVGPDGTVNSWFTDFDGSDLTAVVPVSQFIQYQAVLATEDPLFAPKLDSVRVDATAYPTDNPWVMPADGFGAPFLGNLWSFFHVASITNSTGIQYQISGNNGTNWYAFIGGVWTDVSGYTNSASQWTMSNTRSVIDANIQSFYNIFYQGTGGTFKFRAFLKSDAIQQVSLDEVDLGYSKGRLLLTSPNGLEVSNNAWVVGVPYNITWTSSGSVTATNIIIELYNQSGSNYVRQIAVGATNSGIYRSVINTDPGVNYRIRIRDGSDSSIFDWSDNDFELIYNLHLSIPNGGEKWYVGDTNGVSWESPLATEMALWLSNDDGVNNWVEVARAPAVVGTNGYVWAIQTHEDMLPSLTARMAVSTPDVATPYLAPFFDVSDHSFVMAGAVVTYPNASTGVKMGDSINVLWTSAAAGPNVSIELFDGSAWVNVAASAPNVDGTNSYTCVLNAPNPTEAALIRITSLSDARIVNVSEAFLLADIRILSPKGGTPLSRDRWQITTTNFVTWVAGGAGNLVNVDYSTDGVTWTPIAANYVNTNSSGATIITNFAPQWIIQGPPSSSAVVRVSSVSRPDLKATTEYFDIAGVQVVSPNNGEYWEFTGTNVIKWLHQGAGFNLGIWITYNGGNTTNDYVTLDPSLSIFSGTRTINPGRLLRPSTLAKIRLVANDTLGYPIPMIDLSDNYFVIRGLSMFLPTTNNVYTMGTTVAGGLQWYSAATEDPTADLYYSKDGSNFTSLIIGGTANIDAGTSLNNIPWTVSRTLEPSKTAKVKVIAGSYQSISPVFTLRGIRVTRPAAGQTFDLGSSQFVYWTAAGLSDNAYMSNVVSVAGEGGTYVPGGLPGNTFVRNGALTWNISSDLDPTTNAVIKMIVTTPTNDTDIVMYSDPFILRGAKILSPSTGTNWMIGTQRTIVYVAAGMAGGAVGDIYYSGDGATFDMTHPVAVNVPMASGINSVVWDIENTSVLTRQPSTNAVLMLISGTVTNLSKPFRMGGIKVTVPKGTDIWAVSDLTNTIQWVGVDTQPSFRLFYTVYDAPQHSAPIASGVPGFAYDWAMTSNAIGNQVTVTITDGVTTNESEKFVVVPSPSIRLISPAVGDFWKVGETNNVIRWVRGGNMSNDFTVGYSAYPFSVTNTIATGAFPSDNGIYYFTWGPIPNSLGQVRLVVVNNPNPNIVDSLDDFRIAAAFQIQPFIGSLHALEPKDVNWTTLGSVSGVDFYYSTDPFRGSNSWTLINTAGPFTSVAHAQASSYIWNVPNIKSSTVWFRIQDHAYPVTKFDIARKGPYDDLGTFEVLYYTVVWRLFDSATSNELDGLSVTDSSGWSSSGLTSPLSHDYPYGFWNTVWFKQYFNDKIILNWSSKTISTNVVYMTRTEASPEYHVLASFVYDPSASVFKTVAWLERSSQIITDPTECKVYIYDPNGNEVQVTTAGAPRLTGVFWADVGALLDKNIPYFAKVEIKHSGVIYTSGITFTLLTPSESAVAAVNAARDAIMGSVSNVNENVIGVGLAQQAFRTDVTNRLQSLSNTTATISLDVSGINSNLLAFSSNALSQLGGITNAIGVIGPGGTNLLDQVRLLTQDMAKRTARILTRPGTVKSGSTVGILYRSQAGMALGDVKLEISNAAGVSKLGPVNMAPVSGGVYELSFIAGTLWGLGDFTVTCSDSSGASDRIILKVAGMELDDLAGSMIGISNQLAGVETTLATMSVSVSNISYNVGVVTNELTGMIVSLDSISNSVGQLVGLTNLSGSIAAMTSAVAQITVLTNMGSQLSFITNMVGQLGVLTNLSPQMASVTNSMGKVLAMTNQMNALTTQMGYVTNVIDQIVILTNINPAVAAMTNAVAQISGLTNMGAQLNYLTNAMGSVQSLTNLTGQIAGLSNLTATTSIQIAGLSNLTALTSTQIQSLSNAVGRLQSLTNLNAQMAYLTNVIDQVTALTNMASSVSAMTSAVAQISGLTNMGAQLNYLTNSMGALSSLTNLTPQMAFLTNITATTASQVQSLSNAVWRLQSLTNLNAQMAYLTNVIDQVTALTNMASSVSAMTSAVAQISGLTNMGAQLAYLTNAVDSLTTLTNLTPQMAFLTNITGATAAQSQYMTNLLTRMSGLTNLTPQMGYLTNAVWQLQSLTNLNAQMAYLTNVIDQVTALTNMASSVSAMTGAVAQISVLTNMGAQLNYLTNSMGALSSLTNLTPQVGSLTNLLTRMSGLTNLTPQVASLTNSMGLLVGLTNMPGQLSSMTNVISQLTGLTNISAQVAQMTNSIAQISGMTNLPSQMNYLTNVISQLTGLTNISDQVAQMTNSISQISGMTNLPSQMNYLTNVISQLTGLTNISGQVAQMTNSIGQIAGMTNLPGQMNYLTNVISQLTGLTNISDQVAQMTNSIGQVAGLTNLPNQMNYLTNIISQLSGMTNISEQVAQMTNSIGLIAGLTNLSGQMDYMTNAMAQMGVLTGLVSQVSDITNSLAQMSGLTNVSDQVAYLTNLLTQMSSLTNIEAQVGTMTNSIAQIAGMTNMPAQMNYLTNVISQLTGLTNISDQVAQMTNSIAQISGMTNLPSQMNYLTNVISQLTGLTNISDQV